One window from the genome of Calliopsis andreniformis isolate RMS-2024a chromosome 12, iyCalAndr_principal, whole genome shotgun sequence encodes:
- the LOC143185458 gene encoding F-BAR domain only protein 2 isoform X4 — protein MTVDFADYFWGEKNNGFDVLYHNMKHGVVASKELAEFLKERSAIEENNYKLLSKVAKQAGSSSGSQGTFAPVWAALRGAAEKLAGLHLQMAQRVTELIKDVSKYADELHKKHKAVKEEESSTLEVVQSIQNITVSLNKARDMRMQRGLEWEKLKKDNASQKELEKAEIKFKKAQDEYKILVDKYMVIRNDFQTKMTQACRRFQDVEETHLKHMKEFLNIYADVLQTNHEQVGQVHIDFKRQCLDMTVDKLLEQFVQSKYTGFEKPGTIEYEEVMTGLADMTSHSQTESNVETPKETSKGANGETGVAGNTHSSKKDQGLKGEGCQVVEEKGRVQEKENERLNERDRELSHAQATKASRRTTSLLNLFMSNSQDKQKQAGSGSAPATPQGNNLPPAVPPPSISRNPLRGSKLVTRIMVPPLCTLLDQQWFLRSRREKRKEKKAKKKKDIVETSSNKEEKSDLEDKEDSRKSETPTPEVDEDGFCIRPKTDPWENEKGFYSSSDTDSEDERERKIRVEIKPLSNGGAPMSASVDELRATVENLSLSPAPTGRRGSNTDSDHHMKRSQSVSQQLGDGDLFSEVGDITPALPPKQSASSTPTGSIIIPRPPSRRGEGPSPRGRMSPATISRADSVASLEFRTAGVGVGSSRGPSPLTIGLADTIPLAVAFHEIVHSYFRGTDETRCQVKLSGDMMLSFPAGIVAVLANNPSPAKLTFRVRNSNRLEKLFPNNQLVSMDVTQTTVDSTIFEFNMSALTTLLRKQAEQNPSASYFNVDILKYQIKCKEGAGSCPFQLVAYWKCETTHTDLKIDYKYNSRAMASPSPLLNLNVAAPIDGGFKSLNSKPQAQWLPDTNRVLWKFTELSQHSEGNGVGSLKARVELGHGPGSQGTIFTQFNCEGTTLSGVEFELIGAGYRLSLVKRRFVSGKYICDGDSDSRSRYAVPPSNVD, from the exons gGCGAAAAGAATAATGGATTTGACGTGTTATACCATAACATGAAGCATGGTGTAGTCGCAAGTAAGGAGTTGGCTGAGTTTTTAAAAGAACGATCAGCCATAGAGGAAAATAATTATAAGCTCCTAAGCAAGGTAGCTAAGCAAGCTGGTAGCAGCAGTGGTTCACAAGGAACATTTGCACCAGTTTGGGCTGCTCTAAGAGGTGCAGCAGAAAAGCTTGCAGGCTTGCACTTGCAGATGGCCCAGAGGGTCACTGAACTAATAAAAGATGTATCAAAGTATGCAGATGAATTGCACAAGAAACACAAGGCT gTAAAAGAGGAAGAATCATCCACTTTAGAAGTTGTACAAAGTATACAAAATATAACTGTGTCTTTGAACAAGGCAAGAGATATGCGTATGCAAAGAGGTCTTGAAtgggaaaaattgaaaaaagataATGCCAGTCAGAAAGAATTGGAAAAGGCTGAAATAAAGTTTAAAAAAGCACAggatgaatataaaattttagtTGACAAATATATGGTCATAAGGAACGATTTTCAAACCAAAATGACTCAGGCATGCAGG CGGTTTCAAGATGTAGAGGAGACACATTTGAAACACAtgaaagaatttttaaatatctatgCAGATGTCTTGCAGACAAATCATGAACAAGTTGGTCAAGTTCATATTGATTTCAAACGCCAATGTTTAGACATGACAGTGGACAAATTATTAGAGCAATTTGTTCAAAGCAAATACACAGGTTTTGAGAAGCCAG GTACAATTGAATATGAAGAAGTCATGACAGGTTTAGCAGATATGACCAGTCATTCGCAAACAGAGAGCAATGTTGAGACACCTAAGGAAACATCAAAAGGAGCCAATGGAGAAACAGGAGTTGCTGGTAACACTCACAGTTCAAAAAAAGATCAGGGATTAAAAGGGGAGGGTTGTCAGGTGGTTGAGGAAAAGGGGAGGGTGCAAGAAAAAGAAAACGAAAGACTGAATGAAAGGGACAGAGAACTGTCACATGCACAAGCCACCAAGGCTTCCCGCCGTACTACCTCGCTACTCAACCTGTTCATGTCCAACTCCCAGG ACAAACAGAAGCAAGCAGGGTCTGGTTCGGCACCTGCAACTCCTCAGGGGAACAACCTGCCTCCTGCTGTTCCACCTCCCAGCATCTCCAGGAACCCTCTCAGAGGATCTAAAT TGGTAACCCGTATTATGGTTCCTCCACTCTGCACTCTTTTAGATCAGCAGT GGTTTCTTCGCAGCAGGAGAGAAAAGAGAAAGGAAAAGAAAGCAAAAAAGAAGAAGGATATCGTGGAAACAAGCAGCAACAAAGAAGAAAAGTCTGACCT GGAGGACAAGGAGGACAGCAGAAAGTCTGAAACACCGACACCAGAAGTAGACGAGGATGGCTTCTGTATCAGACCAAAAACGGATCCATGGGAAAACGAGAAGGGTTTTTATTCCAGCTCGGACACTGATTCCGAGGatgagagggagagaaagatcAGGGTAGAAATAAAGCCTTTAAGCAATGGCGGAGCACCTATGAGTGCCAGCGTAGATGAACTGAGGGCGACGGTGGAGAATTTATCGTTATCTCCTGCACCGACG GGACGCAGAGGATCGAATACCGATTCCGATCATCACATGAAAAGGTCTCAGTCAGTGTCACAGCAATTAGGAG ATGGAGATTTGTTTTCGGAAGTGGGAGACATCACTCCGGCCTTACCTCCCAAGCAATCCGCATCTTCCACTCCGACAGGATCCATTATCATTCCCAGACCGCCGTCTCGAAGGGGGGAAGGTCCTTCGCCACGAGGTAGAATGTCACCAGCAACGATATCAAGGGCTGATAGCGTGGCGAGTTTAGAGTTCCGCACAGCTGGTGTGGGAGTTGGTTCTTCCAGAGGTCCTTCTCCGCTCACTATTGGTCTCGCGGATACCATTCCCTTAGCGGTGGCCTTCCACGAAATTGTACACTCTTACTTTAGGGGCACCGATGAAACAAGATGTCAAGTGAAGCTCAGCGGCGACATGATGTTGTCGTTTCCAGCAGGTATCGTCGCTGTTTTAGCGAATAATCCCAGCCCTGCGAAGCTTACGTTTCGTGTAAGAAACAGCAACAGATTGGAAAAGTTATTTCCTAATAATCAGTTGGTCAGCAT GGACGTGACGCAAACAACCGTCGACAGTACAATCTTCGAATTCAACATGAGTGCCTTAACTACATTGTTACGCAAACAGGCTGAACAGAATCCCTCGGCTTCGTATTTCAATGTCGACATACTCAAATATCAAATCAAGTGTAAAGAAGGCGCGGGCTCTTGTCCGTTCCAGTTAGTAGCATATTGGAAGTGCGAAACGACTCATACTGATCTTAAG attgattataaatataacagtcgcgCCATGGCTTCTCCGAGTCCCCTGTTGAACCTGAACGTGGCGGCGCCCATAGACGGAGGCTTTAAATCCCTAAATAGTAAGCCTCAAGCTCAGTGGTTACCAGACACAAATCGAGTACTGTGGAAATTTACGGAATTGTCACAGCATAGTGAAGGTAACGGAGTGGGCTCTTTGAAGGCACGTGTCGAGCTTGGACATGGGCCAGGGAGTCAAGGGACGATATTCACCCAATTCAATTGCGAAGGGACCACATTGTCCGGAGTTGAATTTGAGCTCATAGGGGCGGGTTATAGATTAAGTTTAGTAAAACGCAGATTTGTATCTG GAAAGTATATATGCGATGGAGATTCCGATTCGAGAAGCAGATACGCTGTGCCGCCATCCAATGTAGATTGA
- the LOC143185458 gene encoding F-BAR domain only protein 2 isoform X3 codes for MTVDFADYFWGEKNNGFDVLYHNMKHGVVASKELAEFLKERSAIEENNYKLLSKVAKQAGSSSGSQGTFAPVWAALRGAAEKLAGLHLQMAQRVTELIKDVSKYADELHKKHKAVKEEESSTLEVVQSIQNITVSLNKARDMRMQRGLEWEKLKKDNASQKELEKAEIKFKKAQDEYKILVDKYMVIRNDFQTKMTQACRRFQDVEETHLKHMKEFLNIYADVLQTNHEQVGQVHIDFKRQCLDMTVDKLLEQFVQSKYTGFEKPGTIEYEEVMTGLADMTSHSQTESNVETPKETSKGANGETGVAGNTHSSKKDQGLKGEGCQVVEEKGRVQEKENERLNERDRELSHAQATKASRRTTSLLNLFMSNSQDKQKQAGSGSAPATPQGNNLPPAVPPPSISRNPLRGSKLVTRIMVPPLCTLLDQQWFLRSRREKRKEKKAKKKKDIVETSSNKEEKSDLEDKEDSRKSETPTPEVDEDGFCIRPKTDPWENEKGFYSSSDTDSEDERERKIRVEIKPLSNGGAPMSASVDELRATVENLSLSPAPTGRRGSNTDSDHHMKRSHTPSSASTPTGSHPYAPLQSPPPLSSSPTPQPQPPQSAPPTHPHSRFPDGDLFSEVGDITPALPPKQSASSTPTGSIIIPRPPSRRGEGPSPRGRMSPATISRADSVASLEFRTAGVGVGSSRGPSPLTIGLADTIPLAVAFHEIVHSYFRGTDETRCQVKLSGDMMLSFPAGIVAVLANNPSPAKLTFRVRNSNRLEKLFPNNQLVSMDVTQTTVDSTIFEFNMSALTTLLRKQAEQNPSASYFNVDILKYQIKCKEGAGSCPFQLVAYWKCETTHTDLKIDYKYNSRAMASPSPLLNLNVAAPIDGGFKSLNSKPQAQWLPDTNRVLWKFTELSQHSEGNGVGSLKARVELGHGPGSQGTIFTQFNCEGTTLSGVEFELIGAGYRLSLVKRRFVSGKYICDGDSDSRSRYAVPPSNVD; via the exons gGCGAAAAGAATAATGGATTTGACGTGTTATACCATAACATGAAGCATGGTGTAGTCGCAAGTAAGGAGTTGGCTGAGTTTTTAAAAGAACGATCAGCCATAGAGGAAAATAATTATAAGCTCCTAAGCAAGGTAGCTAAGCAAGCTGGTAGCAGCAGTGGTTCACAAGGAACATTTGCACCAGTTTGGGCTGCTCTAAGAGGTGCAGCAGAAAAGCTTGCAGGCTTGCACTTGCAGATGGCCCAGAGGGTCACTGAACTAATAAAAGATGTATCAAAGTATGCAGATGAATTGCACAAGAAACACAAGGCT gTAAAAGAGGAAGAATCATCCACTTTAGAAGTTGTACAAAGTATACAAAATATAACTGTGTCTTTGAACAAGGCAAGAGATATGCGTATGCAAAGAGGTCTTGAAtgggaaaaattgaaaaaagataATGCCAGTCAGAAAGAATTGGAAAAGGCTGAAATAAAGTTTAAAAAAGCACAggatgaatataaaattttagtTGACAAATATATGGTCATAAGGAACGATTTTCAAACCAAAATGACTCAGGCATGCAGG CGGTTTCAAGATGTAGAGGAGACACATTTGAAACACAtgaaagaatttttaaatatctatgCAGATGTCTTGCAGACAAATCATGAACAAGTTGGTCAAGTTCATATTGATTTCAAACGCCAATGTTTAGACATGACAGTGGACAAATTATTAGAGCAATTTGTTCAAAGCAAATACACAGGTTTTGAGAAGCCAG GTACAATTGAATATGAAGAAGTCATGACAGGTTTAGCAGATATGACCAGTCATTCGCAAACAGAGAGCAATGTTGAGACACCTAAGGAAACATCAAAAGGAGCCAATGGAGAAACAGGAGTTGCTGGTAACACTCACAGTTCAAAAAAAGATCAGGGATTAAAAGGGGAGGGTTGTCAGGTGGTTGAGGAAAAGGGGAGGGTGCAAGAAAAAGAAAACGAAAGACTGAATGAAAGGGACAGAGAACTGTCACATGCACAAGCCACCAAGGCTTCCCGCCGTACTACCTCGCTACTCAACCTGTTCATGTCCAACTCCCAGG ACAAACAGAAGCAAGCAGGGTCTGGTTCGGCACCTGCAACTCCTCAGGGGAACAACCTGCCTCCTGCTGTTCCACCTCCCAGCATCTCCAGGAACCCTCTCAGAGGATCTAAAT TGGTAACCCGTATTATGGTTCCTCCACTCTGCACTCTTTTAGATCAGCAGT GGTTTCTTCGCAGCAGGAGAGAAAAGAGAAAGGAAAAGAAAGCAAAAAAGAAGAAGGATATCGTGGAAACAAGCAGCAACAAAGAAGAAAAGTCTGACCT GGAGGACAAGGAGGACAGCAGAAAGTCTGAAACACCGACACCAGAAGTAGACGAGGATGGCTTCTGTATCAGACCAAAAACGGATCCATGGGAAAACGAGAAGGGTTTTTATTCCAGCTCGGACACTGATTCCGAGGatgagagggagagaaagatcAGGGTAGAAATAAAGCCTTTAAGCAATGGCGGAGCACCTATGAGTGCCAGCGTAGATGAACTGAGGGCGACGGTGGAGAATTTATCGTTATCTCCTGCACCGACG GGACGCAGAGGATCGAATACCGATTCCGATCATCACATGAAAAGGTCTCA TACGCCATCGAGCGCCTCGACGCCGACTGGTAGTCATCCGTATGCGCCATTGCAAAGTCCTCCGCCATTGTCTTCGTCACCGACGCCTCAACCACAGCCGCCACAATCCGCACCACCTACACATCCTCATTCACGATTCCCTG ATGGAGATTTGTTTTCGGAAGTGGGAGACATCACTCCGGCCTTACCTCCCAAGCAATCCGCATCTTCCACTCCGACAGGATCCATTATCATTCCCAGACCGCCGTCTCGAAGGGGGGAAGGTCCTTCGCCACGAGGTAGAATGTCACCAGCAACGATATCAAGGGCTGATAGCGTGGCGAGTTTAGAGTTCCGCACAGCTGGTGTGGGAGTTGGTTCTTCCAGAGGTCCTTCTCCGCTCACTATTGGTCTCGCGGATACCATTCCCTTAGCGGTGGCCTTCCACGAAATTGTACACTCTTACTTTAGGGGCACCGATGAAACAAGATGTCAAGTGAAGCTCAGCGGCGACATGATGTTGTCGTTTCCAGCAGGTATCGTCGCTGTTTTAGCGAATAATCCCAGCCCTGCGAAGCTTACGTTTCGTGTAAGAAACAGCAACAGATTGGAAAAGTTATTTCCTAATAATCAGTTGGTCAGCAT GGACGTGACGCAAACAACCGTCGACAGTACAATCTTCGAATTCAACATGAGTGCCTTAACTACATTGTTACGCAAACAGGCTGAACAGAATCCCTCGGCTTCGTATTTCAATGTCGACATACTCAAATATCAAATCAAGTGTAAAGAAGGCGCGGGCTCTTGTCCGTTCCAGTTAGTAGCATATTGGAAGTGCGAAACGACTCATACTGATCTTAAG attgattataaatataacagtcgcgCCATGGCTTCTCCGAGTCCCCTGTTGAACCTGAACGTGGCGGCGCCCATAGACGGAGGCTTTAAATCCCTAAATAGTAAGCCTCAAGCTCAGTGGTTACCAGACACAAATCGAGTACTGTGGAAATTTACGGAATTGTCACAGCATAGTGAAGGTAACGGAGTGGGCTCTTTGAAGGCACGTGTCGAGCTTGGACATGGGCCAGGGAGTCAAGGGACGATATTCACCCAATTCAATTGCGAAGGGACCACATTGTCCGGAGTTGAATTTGAGCTCATAGGGGCGGGTTATAGATTAAGTTTAGTAAAACGCAGATTTGTATCTG GAAAGTATATATGCGATGGAGATTCCGATTCGAGAAGCAGATACGCTGTGCCGCCATCCAATGTAGATTGA
- the LOC143185458 gene encoding F-BAR domain only protein 2 isoform X1: MTVDFADYFWGEKNNGFDVLYHNMKHGVVASKELAEFLKERSAIEENNYKLLSKVAKQAGSSSGSQGTFAPVWAALRGAAEKLAGLHLQMAQRVTELIKDVSKYADELHKKHKAVKEEESSTLEVVQSIQNITVSLNKARDMRMQRGLEWEKLKKDNASQKELEKAEIKFKKAQDEYKILVDKYMVIRNDFQTKMTQACRRFQDVEETHLKHMKEFLNIYADVLQTNHEQVGQVHIDFKRQCLDMTVDKLLEQFVQSKYTGFEKPGTIEYEEVMTGLADMTSHSQTESNVETPKETSKGANGETGVAGNTHSSKKDQGLKGEGCQVVEEKGRVQEKENERLNERDRELSHAQATKASRRTTSLLNLFMSNSQDKQKQAGSGSAPATPQGNNLPPAVPPPSISRNPLRGSKLVTRIMVPPLCTLLDQQWFLRSRREKRKEKKAKKKKDIVETSSNKEEKSDLEDKEDSRKSETPTPEVDEDGFCIRPKTDPWENEKGFYSSSDTDSEDERERKIRVEIKPLSNGGAPMSASVDELRATVENLSLSPAPTGRRGSNTDSDHHMKRSQSVSQQLGGKPSSDLLGLNLFNPSSTPSSASTPTGSHPYAPLQSPPPLSSSPTPQPQPPQSAPPTHPHSRFPDGDLFSEVGDITPALPPKQSASSTPTGSIIIPRPPSRRGEGPSPRGRMSPATISRADSVASLEFRTAGVGVGSSRGPSPLTIGLADTIPLAVAFHEIVHSYFRGTDETRCQVKLSGDMMLSFPAGIVAVLANNPSPAKLTFRVRNSNRLEKLFPNNQLVSMDVTQTTVDSTIFEFNMSALTTLLRKQAEQNPSASYFNVDILKYQIKCKEGAGSCPFQLVAYWKCETTHTDLKIDYKYNSRAMASPSPLLNLNVAAPIDGGFKSLNSKPQAQWLPDTNRVLWKFTELSQHSEGNGVGSLKARVELGHGPGSQGTIFTQFNCEGTTLSGVEFELIGAGYRLSLVKRRFVSGKYICDGDSDSRSRYAVPPSNVD, encoded by the exons gGCGAAAAGAATAATGGATTTGACGTGTTATACCATAACATGAAGCATGGTGTAGTCGCAAGTAAGGAGTTGGCTGAGTTTTTAAAAGAACGATCAGCCATAGAGGAAAATAATTATAAGCTCCTAAGCAAGGTAGCTAAGCAAGCTGGTAGCAGCAGTGGTTCACAAGGAACATTTGCACCAGTTTGGGCTGCTCTAAGAGGTGCAGCAGAAAAGCTTGCAGGCTTGCACTTGCAGATGGCCCAGAGGGTCACTGAACTAATAAAAGATGTATCAAAGTATGCAGATGAATTGCACAAGAAACACAAGGCT gTAAAAGAGGAAGAATCATCCACTTTAGAAGTTGTACAAAGTATACAAAATATAACTGTGTCTTTGAACAAGGCAAGAGATATGCGTATGCAAAGAGGTCTTGAAtgggaaaaattgaaaaaagataATGCCAGTCAGAAAGAATTGGAAAAGGCTGAAATAAAGTTTAAAAAAGCACAggatgaatataaaattttagtTGACAAATATATGGTCATAAGGAACGATTTTCAAACCAAAATGACTCAGGCATGCAGG CGGTTTCAAGATGTAGAGGAGACACATTTGAAACACAtgaaagaatttttaaatatctatgCAGATGTCTTGCAGACAAATCATGAACAAGTTGGTCAAGTTCATATTGATTTCAAACGCCAATGTTTAGACATGACAGTGGACAAATTATTAGAGCAATTTGTTCAAAGCAAATACACAGGTTTTGAGAAGCCAG GTACAATTGAATATGAAGAAGTCATGACAGGTTTAGCAGATATGACCAGTCATTCGCAAACAGAGAGCAATGTTGAGACACCTAAGGAAACATCAAAAGGAGCCAATGGAGAAACAGGAGTTGCTGGTAACACTCACAGTTCAAAAAAAGATCAGGGATTAAAAGGGGAGGGTTGTCAGGTGGTTGAGGAAAAGGGGAGGGTGCAAGAAAAAGAAAACGAAAGACTGAATGAAAGGGACAGAGAACTGTCACATGCACAAGCCACCAAGGCTTCCCGCCGTACTACCTCGCTACTCAACCTGTTCATGTCCAACTCCCAGG ACAAACAGAAGCAAGCAGGGTCTGGTTCGGCACCTGCAACTCCTCAGGGGAACAACCTGCCTCCTGCTGTTCCACCTCCCAGCATCTCCAGGAACCCTCTCAGAGGATCTAAAT TGGTAACCCGTATTATGGTTCCTCCACTCTGCACTCTTTTAGATCAGCAGT GGTTTCTTCGCAGCAGGAGAGAAAAGAGAAAGGAAAAGAAAGCAAAAAAGAAGAAGGATATCGTGGAAACAAGCAGCAACAAAGAAGAAAAGTCTGACCT GGAGGACAAGGAGGACAGCAGAAAGTCTGAAACACCGACACCAGAAGTAGACGAGGATGGCTTCTGTATCAGACCAAAAACGGATCCATGGGAAAACGAGAAGGGTTTTTATTCCAGCTCGGACACTGATTCCGAGGatgagagggagagaaagatcAGGGTAGAAATAAAGCCTTTAAGCAATGGCGGAGCACCTATGAGTGCCAGCGTAGATGAACTGAGGGCGACGGTGGAGAATTTATCGTTATCTCCTGCACCGACG GGACGCAGAGGATCGAATACCGATTCCGATCATCACATGAAAAGGTCTCAGTCAGTGTCACAGCAATTAGGAGGTAAGCCAAGCTCAGATTTACTTGGCCTAAACTTGTTCAATCCTAGCAGTACGCCATCGAGCGCCTCGACGCCGACTGGTAGTCATCCGTATGCGCCATTGCAAAGTCCTCCGCCATTGTCTTCGTCACCGACGCCTCAACCACAGCCGCCACAATCCGCACCACCTACACATCCTCATTCACGATTCCCTG ATGGAGATTTGTTTTCGGAAGTGGGAGACATCACTCCGGCCTTACCTCCCAAGCAATCCGCATCTTCCACTCCGACAGGATCCATTATCATTCCCAGACCGCCGTCTCGAAGGGGGGAAGGTCCTTCGCCACGAGGTAGAATGTCACCAGCAACGATATCAAGGGCTGATAGCGTGGCGAGTTTAGAGTTCCGCACAGCTGGTGTGGGAGTTGGTTCTTCCAGAGGTCCTTCTCCGCTCACTATTGGTCTCGCGGATACCATTCCCTTAGCGGTGGCCTTCCACGAAATTGTACACTCTTACTTTAGGGGCACCGATGAAACAAGATGTCAAGTGAAGCTCAGCGGCGACATGATGTTGTCGTTTCCAGCAGGTATCGTCGCTGTTTTAGCGAATAATCCCAGCCCTGCGAAGCTTACGTTTCGTGTAAGAAACAGCAACAGATTGGAAAAGTTATTTCCTAATAATCAGTTGGTCAGCAT GGACGTGACGCAAACAACCGTCGACAGTACAATCTTCGAATTCAACATGAGTGCCTTAACTACATTGTTACGCAAACAGGCTGAACAGAATCCCTCGGCTTCGTATTTCAATGTCGACATACTCAAATATCAAATCAAGTGTAAAGAAGGCGCGGGCTCTTGTCCGTTCCAGTTAGTAGCATATTGGAAGTGCGAAACGACTCATACTGATCTTAAG attgattataaatataacagtcgcgCCATGGCTTCTCCGAGTCCCCTGTTGAACCTGAACGTGGCGGCGCCCATAGACGGAGGCTTTAAATCCCTAAATAGTAAGCCTCAAGCTCAGTGGTTACCAGACACAAATCGAGTACTGTGGAAATTTACGGAATTGTCACAGCATAGTGAAGGTAACGGAGTGGGCTCTTTGAAGGCACGTGTCGAGCTTGGACATGGGCCAGGGAGTCAAGGGACGATATTCACCCAATTCAATTGCGAAGGGACCACATTGTCCGGAGTTGAATTTGAGCTCATAGGGGCGGGTTATAGATTAAGTTTAGTAAAACGCAGATTTGTATCTG GAAAGTATATATGCGATGGAGATTCCGATTCGAGAAGCAGATACGCTGTGCCGCCATCCAATGTAGATTGA